A single genomic interval of Adhaeribacter pallidiroseus harbors:
- a CDS encoding LacI family DNA-binding transcriptional regulator, producing MEKKNIRIKDIAQLAGVSIGTVDRVLHNRGKVSEEALQKVLSTLREIDYKPNLIARTLGTKKVFRIAVIIPDPAQDEYWAQAHIGIRHAAAEWDQYDVYVETHFFDLYHKESFLQLTQSAHLTKPDGIVIAPIFYHEALHFLHQCQASKIPFVIFNTNIPEIHPLSFIGQNLFDSGRVAAELMSLGQDLPGTFAVLHVNEASENSIHLLDKQRGFEHFFKVKNQPEFKTMALDITETEEAKLLKQVQGLLKDNQLKGIFVTTSKGTSTIAGILEKLGNKDLRLIGYDLLPENVEHLQAGTIDFLINQNSKHQTFLGIQHLANFLFLKKEPPARNLLPLEIITRENVNSYLGSALPQT from the coding sequence ATGGAAAAAAAGAATATTAGAATCAAGGATATTGCGCAGTTAGCGGGGGTTTCCATAGGTACCGTCGACCGGGTATTGCATAACCGCGGCAAAGTTTCGGAAGAAGCTTTGCAGAAAGTACTCAGCACCTTGCGCGAGATTGACTATAAACCTAATTTAATTGCCCGCACCCTGGGTACCAAAAAAGTTTTCCGGATTGCGGTTATTATTCCGGATCCTGCCCAGGACGAATACTGGGCCCAGGCGCACATTGGTATCCGGCACGCTGCCGCCGAATGGGACCAATACGATGTGTACGTGGAAACGCATTTTTTTGACCTGTACCACAAAGAATCCTTTCTGCAACTAACCCAATCGGCGCACCTTACCAAACCCGACGGCATTGTAATTGCGCCCATTTTTTACCACGAGGCCTTGCATTTTCTGCACCAGTGCCAGGCCAGTAAAATACCTTTTGTTATTTTTAATACCAACATCCCGGAAATCCACCCGCTTAGTTTTATCGGGCAGAATTTATTCGACAGTGGCCGGGTAGCCGCCGAATTAATGAGTTTAGGTCAAGATTTACCGGGAACCTTTGCGGTGTTGCACGTAAACGAAGCCAGTGAAAACTCCATCCATTTGCTAGATAAACAACGAGGCTTTGAGCACTTTTTTAAAGTTAAAAACCAGCCGGAATTTAAAACCATGGCGCTGGATATTACCGAAACCGAAGAAGCGAAGTTATTAAAGCAAGTACAGGGCCTGTTGAAAGACAATCAGCTAAAAGGAATTTTTGTAACTACTTCTAAAGGTACTTCTACCATTGCCGGTATTTTAGAAAAGCTGGGGAATAAAGATTTGCGGCTGATCGGTTATGATTTACTGCCCGAAAATGTTGAGCACTTGCAGGCCGGTACCATCGACTTTCTGATTAATCAAAATTCCAAACACCAGACTTTTCTGGGCATTCAGCACCTGGCCAACTTTTTATTTTTAAAAAAAGAACCACCCGCCCGCAATTTACTGCCCCTGGAAATTATTACCCGTGAAAATGTAAATTCTTATTTGGGTTCGGCTTTGCCCCAAACCTGA
- a CDS encoding SusC/RagA family TonB-linked outer membrane protein has protein sequence MKNNYKFYLLGALLLCCQVSWAQFVVKGRITDEAQQPMPGVTVLLKGTTTGTASNNEGTYSLQVPNGSGTLVFSFIGYVTKEIAINNQATLNTSLASDAQSLNEVVVTALGIKREQKALGYAVSTVTSEQINQAGNTNFASALYGKAPGVRINTAPGGATGAANVQIRGINSLNYNNNPIYVVDGIVIRNTSETGSTRFNNDGYYSDTKIRGNGILDINPADIESLSILKGASASALYGSEAANGVIVITTKKGTKGKGLGVDLNYVFNTEEIAFSPDFQNTYGPGYDRETNLANGADEEGWIAVDTDGDGVKESKRPYFRAYGQFGPKMEGQMVPWWDGTTRAYSAKPDNYKDLYRRGYNSSLNVALSNQTDKSAYRFSFTRLDNEGIQRGGKLERNTFNLNSNLKLNDKVNTDVIINYVNSHVHNRPEQINRITANYGGFFSRADDMSAYLDKYQTSQGYKYVPYDQPQRNPQEALKYNIRAYDVLDFLWRQVKNNEDEYQDRLISSVTLNYNVAKNLKFRARVGNDFTSVNIENQQFNEYPLVFNGTSSTGNYSINNGRYSVLYTDELLTYTNQISEDFDFSVSGGFQGRKETLRYQTSGTNGGLVVENWFNLANSKSFGTTSAWRKELLKYAFLGIANVSYKDFLFLEGTARKEYSSTLAPGNNSYFYPSVNGSFVFTQALQLPAFLSFGKIRAGYGVVANAPEIYAANIAYDQNTIQYGGGGVPVLSAKSSYGNNNIRPEEKRELEFGLETRILNNKFGIDLTYYTNRMIDQIIQMQLPTSTGASNVLSNLGELRSYGWELGLNATPVSKAFRWDAQLNFAINRTKVQKLMPGLDRLTYYDGDGGAVRMYAEVGESLGNIYVHPRATDANGNYIIDEGGYYTFSTDYVKVGNTLPKVIGGLTNTFSYKNLSLNVLVDYRFGGKLVSTPLLYGKGAGLYEETMQYRDAENGGLPYYLDAANNNQKVLLPDHNSAAPNGAKVYHDGVLLEGVTADGQPNQTIVDAPNYYLNTFTWSSGWYENGAVFKNSYIKMRELTLGYNLPQAVASKLKFQNIRVSLIGRNLFYFWKTLPHLDPETGIGTAWNRQGVDEGTMAPTRSYGVSLNVSF, from the coding sequence ATGAAAAACAACTACAAATTTTATCTTCTCGGGGCTTTACTCTTGTGCTGCCAGGTAAGCTGGGCCCAGTTCGTGGTTAAAGGCCGGATCACCGACGAGGCCCAACAACCCATGCCGGGCGTAACGGTATTGTTGAAAGGCACCACTACCGGTACTGCTTCTAATAACGAAGGAACGTATTCTCTGCAAGTACCTAACGGCAGCGGAACTTTGGTTTTCTCGTTTATTGGCTACGTTACCAAAGAAATTGCCATTAATAACCAAGCTACCCTTAACACCAGCCTGGCCTCGGATGCCCAATCGCTGAACGAAGTGGTGGTTACCGCCTTAGGAATTAAGCGGGAACAAAAAGCTTTAGGCTACGCCGTCAGTACGGTTACTTCCGAGCAAATCAATCAGGCCGGAAATACTAATTTTGCCTCGGCCCTTTATGGGAAAGCACCTGGCGTACGCATTAACACCGCGCCCGGCGGTGCTACCGGAGCTGCAAACGTGCAGATTCGGGGAATCAATTCTTTAAATTACAATAACAACCCGATTTACGTGGTTGATGGTATTGTAATCCGGAACACCAGCGAAACAGGTAGCACGCGTTTTAACAACGATGGTTACTATAGCGACACTAAAATCCGGGGAAACGGTATTCTGGATATTAATCCGGCGGATATTGAATCCTTAAGCATCCTGAAAGGCGCGAGTGCCTCGGCTTTGTATGGTTCCGAAGCGGCTAACGGCGTTATTGTTATTACCACCAAGAAAGGTACCAAGGGCAAAGGATTGGGAGTAGATTTAAATTACGTTTTTAATACCGAAGAAATTGCTTTTTCTCCGGACTTCCAGAATACCTACGGACCAGGTTACGACCGGGAGACCAACTTGGCTAACGGGGCCGATGAAGAAGGCTGGATTGCCGTAGATACCGATGGCGATGGGGTAAAAGAAAGTAAGCGGCCTTATTTTCGGGCTTACGGCCAGTTTGGACCTAAAATGGAGGGACAAATGGTGCCGTGGTGGGATGGTACTACCCGGGCTTACTCGGCCAAACCCGATAATTACAAAGATTTGTACCGTCGGGGTTACAATTCTTCTTTAAACGTGGCCTTGTCTAATCAAACGGATAAGTCGGCTTATCGTTTTTCGTTCACGCGTTTAGATAACGAGGGCATTCAGCGGGGTGGTAAGTTAGAACGTAACACATTTAACCTGAACAGTAATTTAAAACTGAATGATAAGGTTAATACCGACGTTATTATCAACTATGTGAACTCCCATGTTCATAACCGCCCAGAACAAATTAACCGGATAACCGCCAACTACGGAGGTTTTTTTAGCCGCGCCGATGATATGTCCGCGTATTTAGATAAATACCAAACTTCACAAGGTTATAAATACGTGCCGTATGATCAACCGCAGCGTAATCCGCAGGAAGCCCTGAAGTACAACATCCGGGCTTACGATGTCCTGGATTTCTTATGGCGCCAGGTTAAAAACAACGAAGATGAGTACCAGGACCGGTTAATTTCGAGTGTTACGCTGAACTATAACGTAGCCAAAAATTTAAAATTCCGGGCCCGGGTAGGAAACGACTTTACCAGCGTCAACATCGAGAATCAGCAATTTAATGAGTATCCCTTGGTATTTAACGGTACCAGCAGCACCGGTAATTACAGCATCAACAACGGCCGGTACTCGGTGCTTTATACCGATGAGCTGTTAACTTATACTAACCAGATCTCGGAAGATTTTGATTTTTCGGTTAGCGGTGGTTTTCAGGGCCGGAAAGAAACTTTACGGTACCAAACATCCGGCACCAACGGTGGTTTAGTGGTTGAAAACTGGTTTAACTTAGCGAACTCTAAATCATTTGGCACAACCTCTGCCTGGCGCAAAGAATTATTAAAATACGCTTTCCTGGGTATTGCCAACGTTAGCTACAAAGATTTCTTGTTTTTAGAAGGTACCGCTCGTAAGGAATATTCTTCTACGTTAGCTCCGGGCAATAATAGTTATTTTTACCCATCGGTAAACGGTAGCTTTGTATTTACCCAGGCCTTGCAATTACCAGCTTTTTTAAGTTTCGGTAAAATACGGGCCGGCTACGGCGTGGTGGCCAACGCTCCGGAAATCTACGCCGCTAATATTGCCTACGACCAAAATACCATTCAGTACGGGGGCGGGGGCGTACCTGTATTAAGTGCTAAAAGTTCCTACGGCAATAACAACATCCGCCCCGAAGAAAAACGGGAATTGGAATTTGGTTTAGAGACCCGTATCCTGAATAATAAATTCGGGATCGACTTAACTTATTACACCAACCGGATGATCGACCAGATTATTCAGATGCAACTGCCTACCAGCACAGGAGCCAGCAACGTGTTATCTAATTTAGGAGAACTCCGCAGCTACGGATGGGAATTAGGCTTAAATGCCACTCCGGTTTCTAAAGCATTCCGTTGGGATGCTCAATTAAACTTTGCCATAAACCGGACCAAAGTTCAGAAATTAATGCCCGGCCTGGATCGCTTGACTTATTACGATGGCGACGGAGGTGCCGTTAGAATGTACGCCGAAGTGGGCGAATCTTTAGGTAACATCTACGTGCATCCGCGGGCTACCGACGCCAATGGAAATTATATCATTGACGAAGGCGGATACTATACCTTCAGTACCGACTACGTTAAAGTGGGCAATACCTTACCCAAAGTTATCGGGGGTTTAACCAACACGTTTTCTTATAAGAATTTATCGTTAAACGTATTGGTGGATTACCGTTTTGGCGGTAAATTAGTATCTACCCCGTTACTTTACGGCAAGGGCGCTGGTTTGTACGAGGAAACCATGCAATACCGCGATGCTGAAAATGGGGGACTCCCGTATTACCTTGATGCCGCAAATAACAACCAAAAAGTACTTTTACCGGATCATAACAGCGCGGCGCCAAACGGGGCCAAAGTATACCACGATGGGGTTTTACTCGAAGGAGTTACTGCCGATGGTCAGCCCAACCAAACTATTGTGGATGCTCCTAATTATTACCTGAATACATTTACCTGGAGTTCTGGCTGGTACGAAAACGGCGCGGTTTTTAAAAATTCTTACATTAAAATGCGGGAATTAACTTTAGGTTATAACCTGCCGCAAGCAGTTGCTTCTAAACTGAAATTCCAGAATATCCGGGTTTCCCTGATTGGTCGCAACTTGTTTTACTTCTGGAAAACTTTGCCGCATTTAGATCCGGAAACTGGTATTGGCACGGCCTGGAACCGCCAAGGCGTTGATGAAGGTACCATGGCTCCTACGCGCAGCTACGGCGTATCTCTGAACGTGAGCTTCTAA
- a CDS encoding SusD/RagB family nutrient-binding outer membrane lipoprotein, producing MKRIIINIGCALSLLAGVSACTDKLEELYVDPGTTSAPSIEKFFTRMLDNGRVRPNYWEIRTFALPHTAKYTQTASFVNGTKMYQQQQSYLQNRWDDYYTPGGNGGGIVAQYREIEKTYAGLTDAEKADAEVFVQASKVVFLDQTAQMVDLWGDIPFSEAGALNLTGQVVRPKFDDARQVYETVLTGLKEASDYFATAELGSVSKVTFQKQDIMLGGDLNKWRRYTNSLRLRLLMRLSFVDETKAKTEVAAILADPVKYPLVDEAKYDVLLKPLDNNTNSLESALTEVSAQVAPGTILEGLMKPTNDPRIPVMFDKGVRTENGNSVRNEDYFGLPVNLASAEQETNISQGRYAVLDSATFIRNSKLPGIVFTSAEVSFLKAEAFERWGGGDALMVYNMGVQQSITFYYYLNSLSDLAGSNPLDTPTAAAVTEYLANPTIAYAGAQNEKLSKIWTQKWVHFGFLQSVQNWAEVRRTKTPGLAFQEDSSTPAEKLPPSRLIYPGNEKSLNGEHYSQVAAKDLPTTRIFWDVR from the coding sequence ATGAAAAGAATAATTATAAATATCGGTTGCGCTTTATCGCTACTCGCAGGGGTTAGTGCGTGTACCGACAAGCTGGAAGAACTTTACGTTGACCCTGGCACCACATCGGCCCCATCCATTGAAAAGTTTTTTACCCGTATGCTCGACAATGGTCGGGTGCGGCCCAATTACTGGGAAATCCGGACATTTGCGTTACCGCACACGGCTAAATATACCCAAACGGCCAGTTTTGTAAATGGCACCAAAATGTACCAGCAGCAGCAATCGTATCTGCAAAACCGTTGGGACGATTATTATACCCCTGGTGGGAATGGTGGCGGCATTGTGGCCCAGTACCGCGAAATTGAGAAAACTTACGCAGGCTTAACGGATGCCGAAAAAGCAGATGCCGAGGTTTTTGTGCAGGCTTCTAAAGTAGTGTTTCTGGACCAAACCGCTCAGATGGTAGATCTGTGGGGTGATATTCCGTTCTCGGAGGCAGGTGCTTTAAATTTAACCGGTCAGGTAGTACGACCTAAATTTGATGATGCTCGCCAGGTGTACGAGACGGTACTAACCGGTTTAAAAGAAGCTTCTGATTATTTTGCAACCGCTGAGTTAGGTTCCGTTTCTAAAGTTACTTTTCAGAAGCAGGACATTATGCTGGGTGGTGATTTAAACAAATGGCGCCGCTATACTAACTCATTGCGGTTGCGGTTGCTCATGCGTCTTTCGTTTGTAGATGAAACCAAAGCCAAAACCGAAGTTGCCGCTATATTGGCAGATCCGGTGAAGTATCCTTTGGTGGACGAAGCGAAATACGACGTTTTACTGAAACCCCTGGATAATAACACCAACAGTTTAGAAAGCGCTTTAACGGAAGTATCGGCTCAAGTAGCGCCCGGAACTATACTGGAAGGTTTAATGAAGCCAACGAACGATCCCCGTATTCCGGTAATGTTTGACAAAGGCGTGCGTACCGAAAACGGTAATTCCGTTCGCAACGAAGATTATTTTGGTCTTCCGGTTAATTTGGCTTCGGCGGAACAGGAAACAAACATTAGCCAGGGCCGGTACGCGGTGCTGGACTCGGCTACTTTTATTCGCAACAGCAAACTGCCGGGCATTGTATTTACATCTGCCGAAGTGTCTTTCCTAAAAGCCGAAGCGTTTGAACGTTGGGGCGGGGGAGATGCCCTAATGGTTTATAATATGGGAGTGCAGCAATCCATCACTTTTTATTATTACCTCAATAGCTTAAGCGATCTGGCAGGTAGCAATCCGCTGGATACCCCTACGGCCGCTGCAGTTACCGAATATTTAGCTAATCCTACTATTGCATACGCTGGTGCTCAGAACGAAAAATTAAGTAAAATCTGGACGCAGAAATGGGTACATTTTGGCTTTTTGCAATCGGTACAAAACTGGGCGGAAGTAAGAAGAACTAAAACCCCTGGATTAGCTTTCCAGGAAGATAGCAGCACGCCCGCCGAAAAATTACCACCTTCCCGGTTGATTTACCCGGGTAACGAAAAAAGCTTAAATGGTGAACATTACAGTCAGGTAGCCGCTAAAGATTTACCTACCACGCGGATTTTCTGGGATGTAAGGTAA
- a CDS encoding SusD/RagB family nutrient-binding outer membrane lipoprotein, translated as MKKTFIYIALASVLLAPACSEDHLDEVNTNPNAANATQFNPNFLLADAQLGFSNTGYAQLLYQATGIQALASTYNYYGNGDKYVNAGNFTDYQGRIFNDGYTSLSRLNQAILIANTQDPARFKNVIAVSNIMRVLIFQRITDTYGDIPYTEALQAAEGVTAPKYDKQQDIYLDLLTKLEAAINSLDAAAPKPTGDLFYAGDVAQWKKFGYSLMVRVAMRLTKVDPATAKSWTEKAAAAGTLASYNDNALVRTDAANGDTQNSTTGALLTPDDFREVRWSKTLIDYLRTQNDPRLGVIGEIPGAGATANANQSATGNTDPTLQVGMPNGYDLSGGAFDIRQHPNYPGATGTGSDIAPLGKYSRPRVNVYMKRNAPNFVLTYAETELLLAEAANRGWTVGGTAATHYANGVRGAMQSLSQIDAAATVSEAAISAYVTANPLGAVNPLKQINEQYWLETSTTFNFIEGWFNWRRSGYPELTPVNYPGNITNATIPRRMIYPASEISNNPAGLQSGVANLQGGDLLTSRVWWDK; from the coding sequence ATGAAAAAGACTTTTATATACATCGCCCTTGCCTCGGTGCTTTTGGCCCCGGCCTGCTCCGAGGACCACTTAGACGAAGTAAATACCAATCCGAATGCGGCGAATGCAACCCAGTTTAATCCGAACTTTTTACTAGCCGATGCCCAGCTGGGATTTTCGAACACCGGTTATGCGCAATTATTGTATCAGGCTACCGGTATTCAGGCTTTGGCCAGCACCTACAATTATTACGGTAACGGCGACAAATATGTGAATGCCGGTAATTTTACCGATTACCAGGGCCGGATATTTAACGATGGATACACCTCTTTGAGCCGTTTGAACCAGGCCATTTTAATTGCAAACACCCAGGATCCGGCGCGTTTTAAAAATGTAATTGCGGTTAGTAATATTATGCGGGTATTGATTTTTCAGCGCATTACCGATACCTACGGCGATATTCCGTATACCGAAGCCTTACAAGCTGCGGAAGGCGTAACTGCTCCTAAATACGACAAGCAGCAGGACATTTACCTGGACTTGTTAACTAAACTGGAAGCGGCCATTAACAGCCTGGATGCAGCAGCGCCAAAACCTACCGGCGATTTATTTTACGCCGGGGATGTAGCGCAATGGAAAAAGTTTGGTTATTCTTTAATGGTGCGGGTAGCCATGCGTTTAACGAAAGTTGATCCGGCTACGGCCAAATCCTGGACCGAAAAAGCTGCCGCCGCGGGTACCCTGGCCAGTTACAACGACAATGCCTTGGTCAGAACCGATGCCGCTAATGGCGATACCCAGAACAGTACCACGGGTGCTTTGCTTACCCCGGATGATTTCCGGGAAGTAAGATGGAGCAAAACTTTAATTGATTACTTACGGACCCAGAATGATCCGCGTTTAGGAGTTATTGGGGAAATACCGGGAGCAGGTGCTACTGCCAATGCCAACCAAAGTGCCACCGGCAACACCGATCCAACGCTACAAGTGGGAATGCCGAACGGTTACGACTTATCGGGTGGCGCTTTTGATATCCGCCAGCATCCTAACTATCCGGGAGCCACCGGCACCGGAAGCGACATTGCCCCGTTGGGTAAGTACTCCCGTCCCCGCGTAAATGTGTACATGAAACGTAATGCGCCAAACTTTGTATTAACCTACGCCGAGACCGAATTGTTATTAGCCGAAGCCGCTAACCGCGGTTGGACCGTAGGCGGTACAGCCGCTACCCACTACGCTAACGGGGTACGGGGAGCCATGCAATCTTTATCGCAAATAGACGCAGCAGCAACCGTAAGCGAAGCCGCCATATCGGCTTACGTAACCGCTAATCCGTTAGGAGCCGTTAACCCGTTAAAACAAATAAACGAACAATACTGGCTGGAAACATCCACTACCTTTAACTTTATTGAAGGTTGGTTTAACTGGCGCCGTTCGGGTTATCCGGAATTAACCCCGGTAAATTACCCGGGTAACATCACCAACGCGACTATTCCGCGCCGCATGATTTACCCAGCTTCCGAAATTTCCAACAATCCGGCTGGTTTACAGTCCGGAGTAGCTAATCTCCAAGGCGGTGACTTGCTAACCTCCCGGGTTTGGTGGGATAAATAA
- a CDS encoding SusC/RagA family TonB-linked outer membrane protein, with protein sequence MGYSVSKVGGEVLNVARESNVANSLSGRVSGLNVAGTSGGPGSSARINIRGVTSFSGSSSPLIVINGVPMDNTNRGSSGEWGGADQGDGIGNINPDDIETMTVLKGSTASALYGSRAANGVIQITTKSGVKGKTTIEYNTNLQFDRAVDNTDWQYEYGQGTQGKRPVDVASAALSGRNSWGERLDGTPTIQSDGQLHPYSAVKNNIENFYRTAASWTNTLAISGGGDRGTYRLSLSNLDGQSILRNSGLDRKTVNFNTSYELTKKLSFNLMANYIDQKDKNRPYLSDAVMNANNITFLATNVDQASLKPGYDATNNGLERAWSDDIYATNPWFVVNQFKNDNTRRRLISAISARYQFFDFLSLQARIGYDFSSDRRFTVFPYGTLFSSNGEGSLEALYQGTRLELNTDALLSFSKNINDDFSIDASVGGNFRRNNSESTRLYGGQFIVPYLYTPTNTRTRNSEYLYSALETPSVYYTADFSYKYLTLSTTGRYDTFSSLPRGNRSLFTPSVSASFVFSDLLNTPALNYGKIRASYAETSGEPAQPYQTAFYYNVNNPINGTPRGSFDAKLPNANLEPFSLNEFEVGTEMKFLDNRLGLDVTYFDRKTEGEIVSASLSSSTGFTSRSVNLGSTSNRGIELMVSGTPIRSAFNWNTSFNFTKLRNEVLEIDQSENPSPLQTGTYRPLNGNISIVKGLPIAQVMAYDYKRDANGNVIVGANGVPLRGDLKPMGSGLPNLYGGWNNDFSFKNFNLSFLIDFKYNNKVLSATEHYSYVRGLNQATLVGRETGVVAAGVKEDGSVNETVVPAYIYYPQLANNVSAVSVLDGSFIKFRQLTLGYSLPQGILTKTPFQAISLSLVGRNLFTLMKHTDNIDPENTISSLVTYAGVEGGSLPFARTYGFTLNVKFK encoded by the coding sequence CTGGGTTATTCCGTTTCTAAAGTAGGTGGCGAAGTATTAAACGTAGCCCGCGAAAGTAACGTGGCCAACTCTTTATCGGGTCGGGTTTCGGGTTTAAACGTGGCAGGTACTAGCGGCGGCCCAGGTTCTTCGGCCCGCATTAATATTCGCGGGGTTACTTCGTTTTCCGGTAGTTCTTCGCCCCTGATTGTTATAAACGGTGTGCCGATGGATAATACCAACCGGGGAAGTTCCGGCGAGTGGGGCGGTGCCGACCAGGGCGATGGGATCGGTAACATTAATCCGGACGATATCGAAACCATGACTGTTTTAAAAGGTTCTACAGCTTCGGCTTTGTACGGCTCCCGGGCTGCTAACGGGGTTATTCAGATAACCACCAAAAGCGGCGTGAAAGGAAAAACCACTATTGAATACAACACCAACTTACAGTTCGACCGGGCGGTGGATAATACCGATTGGCAATACGAATACGGCCAGGGAACCCAAGGCAAAAGACCAGTGGATGTGGCTTCCGCGGCATTATCCGGCCGTAATTCCTGGGGCGAACGTTTAGATGGTACCCCCACCATTCAATCCGACGGGCAACTGCATCCTTACTCCGCGGTAAAAAATAATATTGAAAATTTCTACCGCACGGCTGCTTCCTGGACCAACACCCTCGCTATTTCGGGTGGCGGCGACCGCGGTACTTACCGGTTATCGCTTTCAAATCTGGATGGTCAGTCGATTTTGCGCAACAGCGGCTTAGACCGGAAAACCGTAAACTTTAACACTTCTTACGAATTAACCAAAAAGTTAAGCTTTAACTTAATGGCTAATTACATCGACCAAAAAGACAAAAACCGTCCGTATTTGAGCGATGCCGTTATGAACGCTAATAACATTACGTTTTTGGCTACCAACGTAGATCAGGCGAGCCTGAAGCCGGGTTACGATGCTACCAATAATGGTTTAGAAAGAGCCTGGAGCGATGATATCTACGCTACTAACCCTTGGTTTGTGGTAAATCAATTTAAAAATGATAACACCCGTCGGCGTTTAATTTCGGCTATTTCGGCCCGTTACCAGTTCTTTGATTTTCTATCGTTACAAGCCCGGATTGGTTACGACTTTTCCAGCGACCGCCGCTTTACGGTGTTTCCTTACGGTACTTTATTTTCATCTAATGGCGAAGGATCTCTGGAAGCTTTATACCAGGGCACCCGTTTAGAATTAAACACCGATGCGTTGTTATCTTTCAGCAAAAACATCAACGACGATTTCTCGATCGATGCCAGCGTAGGAGGTAACTTCCGGCGCAATAATTCGGAAAGTACTCGTTTATACGGTGGCCAGTTTATTGTACCTTATTTGTATACCCCAACCAACACCCGCACCCGGAACTCCGAGTACCTGTATTCGGCTTTGGAAACGCCTTCGGTGTATTATACCGCCGATTTCAGCTACAAGTATTTAACTTTAAGCACCACTGGCCGTTACGATACGTTCTCTTCTTTACCACGGGGCAACCGGAGCTTATTCACGCCTTCGGTATCGGCTAGCTTTGTATTCTCAGATCTGCTGAATACCCCGGCTTTAAACTACGGTAAAATCCGGGCATCTTACGCCGAAACCAGCGGTGAGCCCGCCCAACCGTACCAAACTGCTTTTTATTACAACGTTAACAACCCTATTAACGGCACCCCCCGCGGTTCTTTTGATGCCAAGTTACCAAACGCGAACCTGGAACCTTTCAGCCTGAACGAATTTGAAGTGGGTACCGAAATGAAGTTTCTGGATAACCGTTTAGGTTTAGACGTAACGTACTTTGACCGTAAAACCGAAGGTGAAATTGTATCGGCCAGCTTGTCTTCTTCTACTGGATTTACCAGCCGTTCGGTTAATTTAGGTTCTACTTCCAACCGGGGTATTGAGTTAATGGTATCGGGTACCCCTATCCGTTCTGCTTTCAACTGGAATACCTCCTTTAATTTTACCAAACTGCGCAACGAAGTTTTAGAAATTGACCAATCGGAGAATCCATCGCCGCTGCAAACCGGTACTTACCGCCCATTAAACGGTAATATTTCCATCGTGAAAGGTTTACCAATTGCCCAGGTTATGGCTTATGATTACAAGCGCGATGCCAACGGGAATGTAATTGTTGGCGCCAATGGTGTTCCCTTACGGGGCGATTTAAAACCGATGGGATCTGGTTTACCAAACCTGTACGGCGGTTGGAATAACGATTTCTCGTTTAAAAACTTTAACCTGTCGTTCTTAATCGACTTTAAGTACAACAATAAAGTACTTTCGGCAACGGAGCATTACTCGTACGTACGGGGCTTAAACCAAGCCACCTTAGTGGGTCGTGAAACCGGAGTAGTAGCCGCTGGTGTGAAAGAAGATGGTAGCGTAAACGAAACTGTGGTACCGGCTTACATTTATTATCCGCAGTTGGCTAATAACGTATCCGCGGTATCGGTGCTGGATGGTAGCTTTATTAAATTCCGTCAGTTAACCCTCGGCTATAGCTTACCGCAAGGCATCTTAACTAAAACGCCGTTCCAGGCGATTAGTTTGTCGTTGGTGGGACGTAACTTATTTACGCTCATGAAACATACCGACAACATCGATCCCGAAAACACCATTTCATCTTTAGTAACCTACGCCGGCGTAGAAGGTGGTTCGCTGCCGTTTGCCAGAACGTATGGCTTTACTTTAAACGTTAAATTTAAATAA
- a CDS encoding carboxypeptidase-like regulatory domain-containing protein, with the protein MLKKALPLFTLLLLLSQLYGFAQGNQVTGKVTGSDNTALVGVSIQISGTTQGAISDVDGNFQIDVPANGTLIFSYIGYKNQTVPVNNRSVINVVLESDATALQEVVVTALGIKKTSVNWVIPFLK; encoded by the coding sequence ATGCTAAAAAAAGCTTTACCCCTTTTTACTTTACTCTTGCTGCTGAGCCAATTATACGGCTTTGCGCAGGGTAACCAGGTTACCGGCAAGGTAACTGGCTCTGATAACACCGCCTTGGTGGGCGTTAGTATCCAAATTAGCGGCACCACCCAAGGAGCTATTTCGGATGTAGATGGCAACTTCCAGATCGATGTGCCGGCCAATGGCACCCTTATTTTTTCCTACATTGGCTATAAAAACCAGACCGTGCCGGTAAATAACCGGTCGGTAATAAACGTTGTGCTCGAAAGCGATGCCACCGCTTTGCAGGAAGTAGTAGTTACCGCGCTCGGTATTAAAAAGACGAGCGTAAACTGGGTTATTCCGTTTCTAAAGTAG